The Solanum lycopersicum chromosome 2, SLM_r2.1 DNA window ATATCACCACATGGCTTTTAAGTCGTGCCATCTTTGCAATATTTGTTGATTTGCACTAAACAAACTCGTCTTTCCTGACCTTCACAGACAGCTTTCTTTCAGCTACCCACTTCAAAGCTTGATCTCATCTCTCTTCTTTTGAAAGTTTAGTGCTACTATTGTTGGCATGGAAGGAGTTCATCTTGAATGCGCACATGCTACTATCACATAGTTCACATATTCTTCAGCAACAATCAAACTATATACATTTTACCTAGAGGTTGCATTGTCGGGTTAGCTAGATAAAACCCCAACTGACACAACATAGGTAAGGCATTTACTTTTCGAGATTTCTACAGCAAGGGGAACATGTACACAATAATAATACTTGAACTTCCCTGAAGATTATTGATTCCTCCAAACTTTTGTTAATGTGATACTGAAAAGTTGAAATATAGCGCGGTGTCATAGCTGCCATCAATCCAGAAGgaatatttacattttatttctgaaaagaCAAGGAGAGAGTTTCAACGGATAGCAGCAAAATTTGAAAGATGTGCATTGTAGAATAATGTAAATTTTCAAGAGCCAGATGAATACTATATCCATAATccaacataatataaatattctcATTCCATGACACTATTAATGTAATCAAAGAACTCTTTCATTGAACAGTAGAAAGATGTACCTGGAGAAAGATTTTAGAGCTCATGTCTTGAACTCACGAAGTCTCATCAGTTTGTCCTTCCACACAGCTGCAGGAACCAGAAAATATAGGTGATGTGTCAACAAATTAATTACAGAAAAACTATAGCAGATGCTTCcaccaaaataattataagtttacTTTGATGTACCTGCATCATTGTACCTCTCCTCATTCACTGCTAAGTTCATATTTCTCAACATACTAAGTTCTTCAGAAAGTAAATCGGGGCCATCTGATGCACTGCGCCAAACAGAATTAGTCTTAAGTTTGGAGAAAGTCCAAAGAAATGTACATAGGAGAGAAAAGAGACCAACCTATCTAGTAATACATCATAGGTGGACTTAATTCTGCTAGATCGGTCCATTCCATAACCTATTCTAGTTGCATCAGTCAAGACAATTTGCTTATTCACAAATATTGGTGCCTGCATAAACCAGAACAAGCTCAATTACAGATAACGGCTGTCAAAATTTGTAGGTGGGGCATTACAGCTCAAGAGAGATTAATAAGACTGATTCTAACAGGAGCTAAAACTGAAAAGAAGTTGATCATACACATAAAACTTTACCACAAGTCCTTATGAATCTCACAAGTAGGTCTAGTGAGATCGTGTGTATtcgaccttacccctaccttggaaggtagagaggctgtttcAGATAGACTCTGGGCTCAAGGAAGAGAGATCAATCTTTTCATCTCAGGATGCTAGGAAAAAGGTCAAATGGAAAACAGTCAGGAGACATAATGTTTTCTACAATGGTAAGCAATTTATATGAAGCGATTGATTATCAAACTTGAATCTCAAAGTCCCATAAGAACAATACCTTACATCTTCTGGCAACATTAATGGCATCGGAGGGACGAGCATCCACACTAATAATATCTTTTTCCCCTGCCTGGGTATtatcaaaaatgttaaattcaGATTAAATGCAATTACAGAAGTAGGAGTATATTTTCAATCTACGAACAAAGTATTTTGAACATACCTTGTGGAAAAATATTCTGGCAAAATAAGTACTAGTCACTCTTTCTGTAATCTTCACCATTTTAACCTAGAAATGATACATCACCAAATTAAGAAAGTAAGACTAGCACTTCAAACAACAATTAAAGGCGCGGTGTCTGTGTCTGTTTCCCCAATTTAAAGGTGATCACATCTCAAAGGAAGTGTTACATCTTACAAACACGTAGAAGTAAGTGAGGAGTAGCCGCCTCCTGCTCACTTGCCATGTTACAAGTAAAAGTAACCAGTAAGAACTTTTCATGATACTTGGTAAAAGCATATTAGTATCATGAACTGGCAGCTAAAAGATAAGCAGAAAGAGTTAATGGCCGCCTCCTAAAGTTTCATTTcaatatataaaacttaaaaatatgaACATTTGAATATATGACATGCTTCTGAAAACCAAAGGTTTCTAATATCAGGGAATGTGGTAACAAATTCAAAAAGAGAAGCTAAAAGTAAACATGGCTAAAATCAAGATTGAtattactttataattaaaaaatcaagattGAGAAAGGATGCATATGATGAAATAGATAAAAAGTGGTATTGACATACTTCATAGCCAGATTTCAACAATAGATTCCTCAAAAGCAGGAACTCGTCGGGGCAATCCTGCAGCAGGCCCAACGTCAGCATCTCAAAGAAATGTTAAGAGAAAGATAAGGAAAAGTAGTCAGAAAATCCGTTctcaaaatcttgaaaaaaattacCCCAGTCTCCTCCTCATGCAATGAATCTATAAGTTTTTCGACAGCATGTTCTCCTGAAGTAGCAGGCAGTAAGAGTTATGAAAACAGTATGATATAACTGTTTACAAGACACTGCTAGTTGTCCAAGTAGAAATTTAAAAGTACATACCAACAATAATTGGTAAGACATATTCTGCATCACAGGAAATCTTAAGAAAAATAGTTGGATTCTTGAAACGGCGAAGAAATCCTGTCCCTAAAGATGATGCATTAGCAATACGATCCTTAGGATGAAAAGAAGAGGGAATCAGCTGAGCAGATGAGTGCCATCTTGTTTCTTCTTGAAATCCACCCATATGCATTTTGTAGTGCTTCATAGTCTCTATAGTCATTGCAGCATTGGTAAACATGCTTAGCCTCAGATGCAGGGTAGAAAATACTAATATACAGTAGAAAGACTACAGATAAAATGTGATAAGCAATTAGATTTCAAAGTACACATAACTTAAGTATTTGAGATGAATGAGTGGCTATGCAATAAAAAGATGCCTAACAAAGTGAAAggttatttttatataagtacTAGACCAGCAATATTATATTAAGATTGAGTGCTGAGCCCCTATGTCCCATCACATCCACGGAATAAATATTGACATATGGATATTAAGATGGATGAATAAGGATAATAAGACAGATGTGCAAGCGTAGAATATTGgagaagaataataaaaaaagatgcAAGTAGCACAGGCAgagaataaagagagagagcCTGTGATAGTTTGGTCATGTCTGGAACAGACCTCCAAAAGGTGATAGAAAAGGACTTGGTAgaaatttctaaaatatgaaaattctaCCAGGACCAATGTCACAACTTACATAATGGAAGCAGAGAAATCCACATATACATATTCATTTGGTACCACATGAAATAGACCTGACTAAACCAAAATGGAATCATATGAATCAAATAGGGAACTCAACTGATTCTGTGATTCAGTATTCAAGATATAAATTATCAATTGACTTATTTTGTTTCTCAAATTATTGTAGAGCGCATGATTTTCCATCTCAAgtcattttttatacaaattgaaATGATTAAAATGTGTGCATCAGATACTCCAAAAGTAGTTTCTTTTTGAATGATCCACGTGTGATAATACATTTTTTGGAGAGGCGGAGCAAAGATTTTAGGTCCCTCCATTCCATAACATTGGTTTTTTAGACTAATTCGTACAGGATCATCAAATGTTACTGGGAAAGCAACTTGTTCAAAGTCTGTGGAGCTAGCAGCTAAGCAACCAATTTTCCATTTTTCACTTACTAATAGCAGTTGAGCTACATTGATTAAAAAAGCAAAAGCATAGagagaaaaatctgatctttttCATACATTTCAACAAAGTAATGTTCATGAAGAATATATTACCTGCATCAGTATTTctctaacaaaaaaatatcgGAGAAAAGGGCAAAACGGTAATTTTCCATACCTGAAACGAGAACGACA harbors:
- the LOC101247280 gene encoding bifunctional nuclease 2, translating into MLGVELRISTVAGVFTDLPETSRRSASWNCNSSIGNISYHLSSRNRHCRKSRFMVICSKSSRGSFNRKSNQSDEPGDDYIEAVVLVSETMKHYKMHMGGFQEETRWHSSAQLIPSSFHPKDRIANASSLGTGFLRRFKNPTIFLKISCDAEYVLPIIVGEHAVEKLIDSLHEEETGDCPDEFLLLRNLLLKSGYEVKMVKITERVTSTYFARIFFHKAGEKDIISVDARPSDAINVARRCKAPIFVNKQIVLTDATRIGYGMDRSSRIKSTYDVLLDSASDGPDLLSEELSMLRNMNLAVNEERYNDAAVWKDKLMRLREFKT